In Candidatus Methylomirabilis sp., the genomic window TTGGCGCTGGCCTCACCTGGGGGTCGGCCGTGGTCACCTGGTAGAGGGGGGGGTGGGGGGCCGGATCGCCTTCGTGTTCCCGGGGCAAGGCTCCCAGGTCGTGGGGATGGGCCGCCCCTTCGCCGAGGCCTTCCCGGAGGCGGCTGCTCGGTTTACCGAGGCGAGCCGGGTTCTGGGGTTCGATGTGGCGCGCCTCTGCTTCCAGGGCCCCGAGGAGGCGCTGGCGCTCACGGCCAACACGCAGCCGGCCCTTCTCACGGCGAGCCTGGCGGTCCTGGCCGGCCTGGAACAGCGGGGGATCAAGCCGGACTTCGTGGCCGGGCACAGCCTGGGGGAGTACAGCGGGCTGGTCTGCGCGGGCGCCCTGGACTTCGGAGACGCGGTGCGGGTCGTCCGGAAGCGGGGAGAGTTCATGCAGGAGGCGGTGAGAGTGGGGGCGGGCGCAATGGCCGCCCTGATCGGCCTGGAGGTCGCGGCCGTGGAGGCGGTCTGCGGGGAGGCGGCGGCCGCGGGGGTGGTAGAGGTGGCGAACGTGAATGCCCCGGGCCAGGTGGTGATCGCGGGGGA contains:
- the fabD gene encoding ACP S-malonyltransferase, giving the protein MGGRIAFVFPGQGSQVVGMGRPFAEAFPEAAARFTEASRVLGFDVARLCFQGPEEALALTANTQPALLTASLAVLAGLEQRGIKPDFVAGHSLGEYSGLVCAGALDFGDAVRVVRKRGEFMQEAVRVGAGAMAALIGLEVAAVEAVCGEAAAAGVVEVANVNAPGQVVIAGERAAVEQAVARAKARGAKRAIPLPVSAPFHCRLMRPVAERLREVLATVRFRDLRVPCVTNVDAAPIRTGAEAAAALVRQVASPVRWVEAVERLVREGVDTFVEVGPGKVLTGLIRRITPAARTFPVEDLAGLETAASALAGG